One Vitis riparia cultivar Riparia Gloire de Montpellier isolate 1030 chromosome 4, EGFV_Vit.rip_1.0, whole genome shotgun sequence genomic window carries:
- the LOC117912128 gene encoding AP-3 complex subunit sigma, whose translation MPIRNKQGRVVVLVWATTLPKSIYRGRGGVGHVARGDSEEDMIRAVIVMNTQGKPRLTKFYDYMPPEKQQELIRRVFGVLCSRAENVSNFVEADSVFGPDTRLVYKHYATLYFVFVFDSSENELAMLDLIQVLVETLDKCFKNVCELDIVFNYSKLHTILDEIIFGGQVLETSSAEVMKAVEEISRLETSSNTITLVPKAISGWRS comes from the exons ATGCCCATCCGGAATAAACAAGGGAGAGTAGTAGTGTTGGTTTGGGCGACGACTCTCCCAAAATCTATATACAGAGGCAGAGGAGGAGTGGGGCACGTAGCAAGAGGGGATAGCGAGGAAGACATGATACGGGCGGTGATAGTGATGAACACACAGGGCAAGCCCCGCCTCACCAAATTTTACGATTACATG CCTCCGGAGAAGCAGCAAGAACTCATTCGGCGCGTCTTTGGAG TCTTATGCAGTAGAGCTGAGAACGTCAGCAATTTTGTGGAGGCGGATTCGGTTTTTGGTCCG GATACTCGCCTTGTGTACAAGCACTATGCAACTCTCTATTTTGTCTTTGTATTTGATAGTTCTGAAAATGAGTTAGCCATGCTTGATTTGATACAAG TTTTGGTGGAAACATTGGAcaagtgcttcaaaaatgtaTGCGAGCTTGACATAGTGTTCAATTATAGCAAG TTGCATACTATTTTGGATGAGATCATTTTTGGCGGTCAAGTGCTAGAAACAAGTTCTGCAGAAGTTATGAAGGCTGTTGAAGAAATATCaag GTTGGAAACATCCTCAAATACTATCACACTTGTCCCTAAGGCCATTTCTGGTTGGCGAAGTTGA
- the LOC117912058 gene encoding protein N-lysine methyltransferase METTL21A-like, whose protein sequence is MVAGESDEDETDPMKVLLPDEPEVEKRLTSADEDAQKQRLQDNHIHSIDTTVVIRQLPSQGLSFQLWPAATTLVTLLDQLRSHPTNSPLSPILSALSNDQDHRPLRILELGSGTGLVGIVAAATLSANVTVTDLPHVIPNLQFNVEMNSHIWGPHGGTVEVAPLRWGEADDVELIGREFDLILASDVVYHDHLYDPLLQSLRMLMGLEGADNKKMMFVMAHLRRWKKDSAFFRKAKKLFQVETLHVDRPTQGSRVGVVTYSFRGKSQNFE, encoded by the coding sequence ATGGTCGCTGGAGAAAGCGACGAAGACGAAACTGATCCCATGAAAGTCCTTCTACCGGATGAACCAGAGGTTGAGAAAAGATTGACTAGTGCAGATGAGGATGCCCAAAAGCAGCGACTGCAGGACAACCACATCCATTCTATCGATACAACGGTGGTGATCAGGCAGCTCCCCTCCCAAGGTCTCTCCTTCCAGCTCTGGCCTGCAGCCACCACCCTTGTCACCCTCCTTGATCAGCTCCGTTCTCACCCCACCAACAGCCCACTCTCTCCCATCCTCTCCGCCTTATCCAACGATCAAGATCATCGCCCTCTCCGCATCCTCGAACTCGGATCCGGCACTGGCCTTGTCGGCATTGTCGCCGCCGCCACACTCAGCGCTAATGTCACCGTCACCGATCTCCCGCACGTGATCCCCAACCTCCAATTCAACGTCGAGATGAACTCCCACATTTGGGGCCCGCATGGTGGAACTGTTGAGGTGGCACCACTCAGGTGGGGAGAAGCTGATGACGTGGAGCTGATTGGGCGAGAATTTGACCTGATACTGGCGTCAGATGTAGTGTATCATGATCATTTGTATGACCCCCTTCTCCAAAGCCTACGCATGTTGATGGGGTTGGAGGGTGCTGACAACAAGAAAATGATGTTTGTGATGGCTCATTTGAGGAGGTGGAAGAAGGACTCCGCTTTCTTCAGAAAGGCCAAGAAGCTTTTTCAAGTTGAGACGTTACATGTGGATCGCCCTACCCAGGGATCTAGGGTCGGAGTTGTCACTTACAGTTTTAGAGGGAAATCTCAGAATTTTGAATGA